One genomic region from Bradyrhizobium icense encodes:
- the paaK gene encoding phenylacetate--CoA ligase PaaK, producing MAMARLKSSGSGYSAELDEAERASRDEIMALQTKRLAWSLQHAYDNVAHYRKAFDATGVHPSDFKQLSDLAKFPFTAKTDLRDNYPFNMFAVPREKLVRVHASSGTTGKPIVVGYTQGDIDIWSEAMARSIRAAGGRSGMIIHNAYGYGLFTGGLGVHYGAEKLGCTVVPVSGGMTERQVQLINDFKPDIITVTPSYMLAILDEFKRQGLDPRKSSLKFGIFGAEPWTNAMRAEIEQAFDMDATDIYGLSEVIGPGVAQECLETKDGLHIWEDHFYPEVIDPETGAVLPDGEKGELVFTSLTKQGFPIIRYRTRDLTRLLPGTARPGMRRMEKVTGRSDDMIILRGVNVFPTQIEEALLATDWCGGHFIIELTREGRMDKMTVLAEARPESWDGNGLQVDAEKVALFIKNTIGITARIKAVAPDTLERSLGKAKRVYDKRPKG from the coding sequence ATGGCCATGGCAAGATTGAAATCCAGCGGAAGCGGTTACAGCGCTGAATTGGATGAGGCTGAGCGGGCCTCGCGCGACGAGATCATGGCGTTGCAAACCAAACGTCTCGCCTGGTCGCTCCAGCATGCCTACGATAATGTCGCGCATTACCGCAAAGCGTTCGATGCGACCGGTGTGCATCCCTCCGATTTCAAGCAGCTTTCCGATCTCGCCAAGTTCCCGTTCACGGCGAAGACCGATCTCCGCGACAATTATCCCTTCAACATGTTCGCCGTGCCCCGCGAAAAGCTGGTCCGCGTCCACGCGTCCTCGGGCACAACGGGCAAGCCGATCGTGGTCGGCTACACGCAAGGCGATATCGACATCTGGTCGGAGGCGATGGCGCGATCGATCCGCGCCGCGGGTGGCCGCAGCGGAATGATCATTCACAACGCCTATGGCTATGGCCTGTTCACCGGCGGGCTGGGCGTGCATTACGGTGCCGAAAAGCTCGGCTGCACGGTGGTGCCGGTCTCCGGCGGCATGACTGAGCGTCAGGTGCAACTGATCAACGATTTCAAGCCCGATATCATCACGGTGACGCCGAGCTACATGCTGGCCATTCTCGACGAGTTCAAGCGGCAAGGTCTCGACCCGCGCAAATCGTCGTTGAAGTTCGGCATCTTCGGCGCCGAACCCTGGACCAACGCGATGCGCGCCGAGATCGAACAGGCCTTCGACATGGACGCGACCGACATTTACGGGCTGTCGGAAGTGATCGGCCCCGGGGTGGCGCAGGAATGCCTGGAGACCAAGGACGGCCTGCACATCTGGGAGGATCATTTCTATCCCGAGGTGATCGACCCCGAGACTGGTGCGGTATTGCCGGACGGCGAGAAGGGCGAACTTGTGTTTACCTCGCTGACCAAGCAAGGCTTCCCGATCATCCGCTACCGCACCCGCGACCTGACGCGGCTGTTGCCGGGCACCGCGCGGCCCGGCATGCGGCGCATGGAGAAGGTCACGGGCCGCTCCGACGACATGATCATCCTGCGCGGCGTCAACGTGTTCCCGACCCAGATCGAGGAAGCGCTGCTCGCCACCGACTGGTGCGGCGGCCATTTCATCATCGAACTGACGCGCGAAGGGCGGATGGACAAGATGACCGTGCTCGCCGAAGCCCGCCCCGAAAGCTGGGACGGCAATGGCTTGCAGGTGGATGCCGAAAAGGTCGCGCTCTTCATCAAGAACACCATCGGCATCACCGCGCGCATCAAGGCCGTGGCGCCCGACACGCTCGAACGTTCGCTCGGCAAGGCGAAACGTGTTTACGACAAGCGGCCGAAAGGGTAA
- a CDS encoding bifunctional alpha/beta hydrolase/OsmC family protein has product MPNERFQFTGEGGHQLAAALDIPDGPVQAYALFAHCFTCGKDVLAAKRIATALTAKGIAVLRFDFTGLGSSEGEFANSTFSSNVADLVHAADHLRETHGAPAILIGHSLGGAAILAAAGQIPEAKAVVTIAAPSDPVHVTHLFRDRLEDIRTHGTVEVQLAGRPFHIKREFLDDIAEQSLAAHIANLHKALLIMHSPTDDTVGIDNATRIFVAAKHPKSFMSLSGSDHLLSEKRDGAYVAGVIAAWAERYIEPAAAQPVPAASEAPRNVVVRETRSSKFQQIVTAGPHEMVADEPVALGGQDSGPGPYDFLLAGLGACTSMTMRMYADRKSLPMDRVTVTLKHSKIHAKDCEECETREGMLDQIDRVIAIEGSALDADQRARLMEIADKCPVHRTLTSKIRIVTKTAD; this is encoded by the coding sequence GTGCCGAACGAACGCTTTCAATTCACTGGCGAAGGCGGCCATCAGCTTGCCGCTGCCCTCGATATCCCGGATGGCCCGGTGCAGGCCTACGCGCTGTTTGCGCATTGCTTCACCTGCGGCAAGGATGTGCTGGCGGCGAAGCGCATTGCGACCGCGCTCACCGCAAAAGGCATCGCGGTGTTGCGGTTTGATTTTACGGGGCTCGGCTCCAGCGAGGGAGAATTTGCCAACTCGACCTTCTCATCGAACGTTGCCGATCTGGTCCACGCCGCCGACCACTTGCGCGAAACTCACGGGGCGCCCGCGATCCTGATCGGCCATAGTCTCGGCGGGGCGGCGATCCTTGCCGCGGCCGGGCAGATCCCGGAGGCAAAGGCGGTCGTCACCATCGCCGCCCCCTCCGATCCCGTGCACGTCACGCATCTCTTCAGGGATCGCCTCGAAGACATCCGCACGCACGGCACGGTGGAGGTTCAGCTCGCCGGGCGGCCGTTTCACATCAAGCGCGAATTTCTCGACGACATCGCCGAACAAAGCCTGGCTGCGCATATCGCAAACCTTCACAAGGCGCTGCTGATCATGCATTCGCCGACGGACGACACGGTCGGCATCGACAACGCCACCAGGATTTTTGTTGCAGCCAAACATCCCAAGAGTTTTATGTCGTTGTCGGGCTCTGATCATCTGCTCAGCGAGAAGCGCGACGGCGCCTATGTCGCCGGCGTCATCGCCGCCTGGGCCGAGCGCTATATCGAGCCCGCCGCCGCGCAGCCTGTTCCTGCTGCGAGCGAAGCGCCACGCAACGTCGTGGTGCGCGAAACCCGCAGCAGCAAGTTTCAGCAGATCGTCACCGCCGGTCCCCATGAGATGGTGGCGGATGAGCCTGTTGCCCTCGGCGGCCAGGATAGCGGACCCGGGCCATATGACTTCTTGCTCGCCGGCCTTGGCGCCTGCACGTCCATGACGATGCGGATGTATGCCGACCGCAAATCGCTGCCCATGGACCGCGTCACCGTGACGCTGAAGCACAGCAAGATTCACGCAAAGGATTGCGAGGAATGCGAAACGCGGGAAGGCATGCTGGATCAGATCGACAGGGTGATCGCCATCGAGGGCAGCGCACTCGACGCCGATCAACGCGCGCGTCTGATGGAGATCGCCGACAAGTGCCCGGTGCACCGGACGCTGACGTCGAAGATACGGATCGTGACGAAGACGGCGGATTGA
- a CDS encoding quinone oxidoreductase family protein — MLVAENSDVGPATVQARCVRLPAKAADAASLAPVIETRSLSRFGNELLIEIKAAAVNPSDVKAATGLMSYAVFPRTPGRDYAGVVIDGPQGWIGREVFGSSGDLGIRRDGTHATHLVVEADAVVEKPKSISWEEAAGIGVPFVTAMEGLRRAGIPKAAETVLVMGVNGKVGQAAVQIASWHGARVVGVVRKSEPYEGHANSSVEVIDASAIDVAARVRELTSGKGADIVFNTVGDPYFDAAHKSLGLRGRQILIAAVDRIVQFNILEFYRGQHTYVGIDTLGLSSIATGAVLRELGPGFASGHLKPFPIKPAAIYPLEQARAAFIAVAGSSRDRVILRP; from the coding sequence ATGTTAGTTGCCGAAAATTCCGATGTTGGACCTGCCACGGTGCAGGCCCGCTGCGTCCGCCTGCCGGCAAAAGCGGCCGATGCCGCCTCACTTGCGCCCGTGATCGAGACGCGCTCGTTGTCGCGTTTCGGCAACGAGTTGCTGATCGAAATCAAAGCCGCCGCCGTCAATCCATCGGACGTTAAGGCCGCGACCGGGCTGATGTCCTATGCGGTCTTTCCGCGCACGCCCGGCCGCGACTATGCAGGCGTTGTCATCGATGGTCCCCAAGGTTGGATCGGGCGCGAGGTGTTCGGCTCCTCCGGCGATCTCGGTATTCGCCGCGATGGCACCCATGCCACGCATCTCGTGGTCGAAGCCGACGCCGTCGTGGAGAAACCCAAAAGCATTTCATGGGAAGAGGCCGCCGGCATCGGTGTACCCTTCGTCACCGCGATGGAAGGTCTGCGCCGCGCCGGCATTCCCAAGGCCGCCGAGACCGTGCTGGTCATGGGCGTCAACGGCAAGGTGGGGCAGGCGGCGGTGCAGATCGCGAGCTGGCACGGCGCGCGGGTGGTCGGCGTTGTGCGCAAGAGCGAACCCTACGAAGGTCACGCCAATTCTTCTGTCGAAGTCATCGACGCTTCCGCCATCGATGTCGCGGCACGCGTGCGCGAACTCACCAGCGGCAAGGGCGCCGACATCGTGTTCAACACCGTCGGTGATCCCTATTTCGACGCTGCGCACAAATCGCTTGGCTTGCGCGGGCGGCAGATCCTGATCGCCGCCGTCGACCGCATCGTGCAGTTCAATATTTTGGAATTCTATCGCGGCCAGCACACCTATGTCGGCATCGACACGCTCGGCCTGTCGTCGATTGCGACCGGTGCGGTGCTCCGGGAGCTCGGCCCCGGCTTCGCCAGCGGCCATCTCAAGCCGTTCCCGATCAAGCCGGCCGCGATCTATCCGCTGGAGCAGGCCCGCGCTGCCTTCATCGCGGTCGCCGGCTCGTCGCGCGATCGGGTGATCCTGCGGCCTTGA
- a CDS encoding SDR family oxidoreductase: MDLHLRGKRVLITGASKGIGAAAAEAFAEEGCDVMLAARSGEQLKALTERLRSAHQIGATAHVVDLRNGEDIARLAKEAADIDILVNNAGDIPGGSIDKIDEATWRHAWELKVFGYINLTRAIYAQMKARGGGVIVNDIGAAGEKFDANYICGSAGNAALMAFTRALGGKSLADNIRVVGINPGPVGTDRHVTLLKTRAKNQFGDESRYKEFQKNMPLRRPAHAREIGDLMAFLASDRSGYTSGVIFTVDGGYTAGWG; the protein is encoded by the coding sequence ATGGACCTGCATCTCCGCGGCAAGCGTGTCCTGATCACCGGCGCCTCCAAGGGCATCGGCGCGGCCGCGGCCGAAGCCTTTGCCGAGGAGGGCTGCGACGTCATGCTGGCCGCCCGCAGCGGCGAGCAGTTGAAAGCGCTGACAGAGCGGCTGCGCTCGGCGCACCAGATCGGCGCGACCGCCCATGTCGTCGACCTGCGCAATGGCGAGGACATCGCAAGACTTGCCAAAGAAGCCGCCGACATCGACATCCTCGTCAACAATGCCGGCGACATCCCCGGCGGCTCGATCGACAAGATCGACGAGGCGACCTGGCGCCACGCCTGGGAGCTGAAGGTGTTCGGCTACATCAATCTCACCCGCGCGATCTATGCGCAGATGAAGGCGCGTGGCGGCGGCGTCATTGTCAACGACATCGGCGCCGCCGGCGAAAAATTCGATGCCAACTACATCTGCGGCAGTGCCGGCAACGCCGCGCTGATGGCATTCACCCGCGCGCTCGGGGGCAAAAGCCTTGCCGACAATATCCGCGTCGTTGGCATCAACCCCGGCCCGGTCGGCACCGACCGCCACGTCACGCTCCTGAAGACGCGGGCCAAGAACCAGTTCGGCGATGAAAGCCGTTACAAGGAATTCCAGAAGAACATGCCGCTCCGCCGCCCGGCGCATGCGCGCGAGATCGGCGATCTCATGGCGTTTCTGGCGTCTGATAGGTCGGGGTATACGTCGGGGGTGATCTTTACGGTGGATGGCGGATATACGGCGGGGTGGGGTTAG
- a CDS encoding amidase, giving the protein MADQGLVRETAIAVVGKLKAGEVTPLDLLDVLEKRIAEVDGKVNALPTLCFDRARKHATALMKKPVAERGLLAGLPIPIKDLTNVAGVLTTQGSPIYKDTIPAKSDILVEHLESNGGVIYAKSNTPEFGAGANTFNEVFGPTRNPWDTSRSAAGSSGGAAVALATGTAWLAHGSDMGGSLRNPASFCGIVGLRPSIGRVAHTVAAAVDRNLGVQGPMARNVEDVALLLDAMSGEHPADPLSLPVLPNSFLAAARSGNKPKRIAYSPDLGITPVDPEVATVTRKAAQRFAEAGAIVEEAHPDLREAHECFHVLRAFDFALSKAALLRTKRDLLKPEVIWNIEEGLKLTVEQLERAEAQRVAMTARTLEFFDKYDLLLCPATIVPPFPVENRYVAECAGKKFDNYVEWLGIVYAITLVCCPALSLPCGFTASGLPVGLQVVAPPRGEAQLLAGAKVLEDILGVRGTTPIDPRAPK; this is encoded by the coding sequence GTGGCTGATCAGGGGCTGGTGCGTGAGACGGCGATTGCTGTTGTCGGCAAATTGAAAGCGGGCGAAGTCACGCCGCTCGATCTGCTCGACGTGCTGGAAAAGCGCATCGCCGAAGTCGACGGCAAGGTCAACGCGTTGCCGACGCTGTGCTTCGATCGCGCCCGCAAGCACGCCACCGCTCTGATGAAGAAGCCGGTAGCGGAGCGCGGCCTGCTCGCGGGACTTCCGATCCCGATCAAGGACCTCACCAATGTCGCCGGCGTGCTGACCACGCAGGGGTCGCCGATCTACAAGGACACGATCCCGGCAAAGTCGGACATCCTGGTCGAACATCTCGAGAGCAATGGCGGGGTGATCTACGCCAAGTCCAACACGCCGGAGTTCGGCGCCGGCGCCAACACCTTCAACGAAGTATTCGGCCCGACGCGCAATCCGTGGGACACCTCGCGCTCCGCCGCCGGCTCCTCGGGCGGCGCAGCGGTCGCGCTCGCCACCGGCACGGCCTGGCTGGCGCATGGCTCGGACATGGGCGGCAGCTTGCGCAACCCCGCGAGCTTCTGCGGCATCGTCGGATTGCGGCCGAGCATCGGCCGCGTCGCGCATACGGTCGCCGCGGCGGTCGACCGCAATCTCGGCGTCCAAGGTCCGATGGCACGCAACGTCGAAGACGTCGCGCTGCTGCTCGATGCCATGAGCGGCGAGCACCCCGCCGATCCGCTGTCGCTGCCGGTGCTGCCGAATTCGTTTCTCGCAGCCGCCCGTTCCGGCAACAAGCCGAAGCGCATCGCCTATTCGCCCGATCTCGGCATCACACCGGTCGACCCTGAAGTCGCAACCGTCACCCGCAAGGCGGCGCAGCGTTTTGCGGAAGCGGGCGCCATCGTGGAGGAAGCCCATCCCGATCTGCGCGAGGCCCATGAATGCTTCCACGTGCTGCGCGCCTTCGATTTCGCGCTCTCGAAGGCGGCGCTGCTGCGCACGAAACGCGACCTGCTCAAACCCGAAGTGATCTGGAACATCGAGGAAGGCCTCAAGCTGACGGTCGAGCAGCTCGAGCGCGCCGAGGCGCAGCGCGTCGCGATGACCGCGCGCACGCTGGAATTTTTCGACAAGTACGATCTGTTGCTTTGCCCCGCCACGATCGTTCCGCCCTTCCCGGTCGAGAACCGTTACGTCGCCGAATGCGCCGGCAAGAAGTTCGACAATTACGTCGAATGGCTCGGCATCGTCTACGCGATCACGCTGGTGTGCTGTCCGGCGCTGTCGTTGCCGTGCGGCTTCACGGCCTCGGGCCTTCCGGTCGGACTGCAGGTGGTCGCGCCGCCGCGCGGCGAGGCGCAATTGCTCGCCGGAGCCAAGGTGCTGGAGGATATTCTCGGCGTTCGCGGCACGACGCCGATCGATCCGAGGGCGCCGAAGTAG
- a CDS encoding sulfite oxidase-like oxidoreductase — translation MTHENEPPPESKLTRSKERWAREGKFLTGKTSRPEDQRLPPGQHLTRDWPTLDLGLTPNISRERWRLDVYGAVEKPIFWDFAQFTAQPQSKFISDIHCVTTWSRYDNQWEGLATRDLLDTCRPREEARFVVLHSHDGYTTNLALEDFAAEDALLAHSWSGAPLEQEHGGPVRLVVPHLYFWKSAKWLQSIEFLAEDAPGYWEVRGYHNRGDPWAEQRYSGD, via the coding sequence ATGACCCATGAGAATGAGCCGCCGCCCGAGAGCAAGCTGACGCGCAGCAAGGAACGCTGGGCGAGAGAAGGCAAGTTCCTCACTGGGAAGACCTCGCGGCCTGAAGACCAACGGCTGCCGCCAGGGCAGCATCTGACCAGGGATTGGCCGACACTCGATCTGGGACTGACACCCAATATTTCCCGCGAACGCTGGCGGCTTGACGTCTACGGCGCAGTCGAAAAGCCGATCTTCTGGGATTTTGCGCAGTTCACGGCCCAGCCGCAGAGCAAGTTCATATCCGACATTCACTGCGTCACGACCTGGTCGCGCTACGACAATCAATGGGAGGGCCTGGCAACGCGTGACCTCCTGGACACCTGCCGGCCGCGCGAGGAAGCGCGATTCGTGGTGCTGCATTCCCATGACGGCTACACCACCAACCTAGCGCTGGAAGATTTCGCCGCCGAGGACGCCCTGCTCGCCCATAGCTGGTCGGGTGCCCCGCTGGAGCAGGAGCATGGCGGCCCGGTGCGGCTGGTGGTGCCGCATCTCTATTTCTGGAAGAGCGCGAAATGGCTGCAGAGCATTGAGTTTCTGGCAGAGGATGCGCCGGGCTATTGGGAAGTACGCGGCTATCACAACCGCGGCGATCCGTGGGCCGAGCAGCGCTATTCAGGCGATTGA
- a CDS encoding Zn-dependent hydrolase codes for MTKIGSNLQIDSARLWGTIHETAKFGATPKGGVRRLTLGPEDKQVRDWFRNACEAAGLEVHVDALGSMFGLRKGRDMSKAPVGLGSHLDTQPTGGKYDGVLGTLAALEVVRTLNDAGIETETPICICNWTNEEGSRFAPAMMASAAYVGDFTTDDILSRKDAEGVTVAQALDSIGYRGDAPVGRQKFSGFVELHIEQGPILEAENKTIGVVDSGQGVLWYDGKIIGFESHAGSTPMPLRRDALATLSEIVLAMESIAKKHGPKAVGTVGEAVIANPSRNVIPGEIAFTVDCRSADAAIMDALDRDLRAAIAEIAVRRKVEVQFDLIWRKPPTHFDARLVDAVENAAKMLGYSHRRITSGAGHDACNLNTVMPAAMVFVPCKDGISHNELEDATQADCAAGANVLMHTVLALAGVAS; via the coding sequence ATGACCAAGATCGGCTCCAATCTGCAAATCGATTCCGCCCGGCTATGGGGCACCATTCACGAAACTGCCAAATTCGGCGCCACGCCCAAAGGCGGCGTGCGGCGGCTGACGCTCGGGCCTGAAGACAAGCAGGTGCGCGACTGGTTCCGGAACGCTTGCGAGGCCGCCGGGCTCGAAGTGCATGTCGATGCGCTGGGCTCGATGTTCGGCCTGCGCAAGGGCCGCGACATGTCGAAGGCTCCGGTCGGCCTCGGTTCGCACCTCGACACGCAGCCGACCGGCGGCAAATATGACGGCGTGCTCGGCACGCTGGCTGCGCTGGAAGTGGTGCGTACGCTCAACGATGCCGGGATCGAAACCGAGACGCCGATCTGCATCTGCAATTGGACCAACGAGGAAGGTTCTCGGTTCGCGCCGGCAATGATGGCTTCCGCGGCTTACGTCGGCGATTTCACCACCGATGACATCTTGTCGCGCAAGGACGCCGAAGGCGTCACAGTGGCGCAGGCGCTGGACAGCATCGGCTATCGCGGTGACGCGCCGGTGGGTCGCCAGAAATTCTCTGGCTTCGTCGAGCTGCACATCGAACAGGGGCCGATTCTGGAAGCCGAAAACAAGACCATCGGCGTGGTCGATTCCGGTCAGGGCGTTCTGTGGTACGACGGGAAGATCATCGGCTTCGAAAGCCATGCCGGTTCGACGCCAATGCCGCTGCGCCGCGACGCGCTGGCGACGCTGTCGGAGATCGTGCTGGCGATGGAGAGCATCGCCAAGAAGCATGGGCCGAAAGCGGTCGGAACCGTCGGCGAAGCCGTGATCGCCAATCCCTCGCGCAACGTCATTCCCGGCGAGATCGCCTTCACGGTGGATTGCCGCAGTGCGGATGCTGCCATCATGGACGCGCTGGATAGGGATTTGCGCGCGGCGATTGCCGAGATCGCGGTACGGCGCAAGGTCGAGGTGCAATTCGATCTGATCTGGCGCAAGCCGCCGACGCATTTCGATGCAAGACTTGTGGATGCGGTGGAGAACGCCGCCAAGATGCTCGGCTATTCGCACCGCCGCATCACCTCCGGTGCCGGCCACGATGCCTGCAACCTCAACACCGTGATGCCGGCGGCGATGGTGTTCGTGCCCTGCAAGGACGGCATCAGCCACAACGAGCTGGAGGACGCCACGCAAGCCGATTGCGCGGCGGGCGCCAACGTGCTGATGCATACCGTGCTGGCGCTGGCCGGCGTCGCGTCCTGA
- a CDS encoding YeeE/YedE family protein, which produces MLDSANIVVISGLLIGLVYGSVGLLSGFCLLSSLRGFWAEGDGRLVRTYALAIGVAVAMTQLLAAGGLVDIGKSIYLQPSFSAPVMFFGGLLFGYGMVLSNGCGSRALVLLGRGNLRSFVVVVVLAIFAQMTLKGLIAPSRIAMVGASQTTAAANSVPALLAGTGLSATAARMLAASVISAALIIFAFAHPAFRRSPGQIAAGLVIGLLVAAGWFATGYLGADDFNPTPVTSLTFIAPIADALQYVMLSTGSTLNFGIVTVFGVFAGSLVTALLTGRFQLEGYQSPRHMLRSGSGAALMGIGGVMAFGCSIGQGLTGFSTLALASLIAFAGILVGTAAGLRGALRVRPLAAA; this is translated from the coding sequence GTGCTGGACAGTGCCAATATCGTCGTCATCAGCGGATTATTGATCGGTCTCGTCTACGGATCGGTTGGATTGTTGAGCGGGTTTTGCCTGCTCAGCAGCCTCAGGGGTTTTTGGGCTGAAGGCGATGGCCGGCTGGTGCGCACCTACGCGCTGGCGATCGGCGTCGCGGTGGCCATGACTCAGTTGCTGGCGGCAGGCGGCCTCGTCGATATCGGCAAGTCGATCTATCTGCAGCCGTCATTCTCCGCGCCGGTGATGTTCTTCGGCGGGCTGTTGTTCGGCTACGGCATGGTGCTTTCGAACGGCTGCGGCTCGCGCGCGCTGGTACTGCTCGGCCGCGGCAATCTCCGTTCCTTCGTGGTGGTGGTCGTGCTGGCCATCTTTGCGCAGATGACGTTGAAAGGCCTGATCGCCCCGTCACGCATCGCAATGGTCGGGGCGTCACAGACCACGGCGGCGGCGAACTCGGTGCCTGCGTTGCTCGCCGGCACGGGCTTGAGTGCAACAGCCGCGCGCATGCTGGCCGCCTCGGTCATCTCCGCCGCGCTGATCATTTTTGCCTTTGCGCATCCGGCGTTCCGGCGGTCGCCGGGCCAGATCGCCGCGGGGCTCGTCATCGGCCTCTTGGTGGCAGCCGGTTGGTTTGCCACCGGCTATCTCGGCGCCGACGATTTCAATCCCACGCCGGTGACCTCGCTCACCTTCATCGCGCCGATCGCGGACGCCCTTCAATACGTCATGCTGTCGACGGGCTCGACGCTCAATTTCGGCATCGTCACCGTGTTTGGCGTGTTCGCCGGCAGCCTCGTGACGGCGCTGTTAACCGGACGCTTTCAGCTCGAAGGCTATCAGTCGCCGCGCCACATGCTGCGCTCCGGCAGTGGCGCCGCGCTGATGGGCATCGGCGGCGTCATGGCGTTCGGCTGCTCGATTGGGCAGGGCCTGACAGGATTTTCCACGCTGGCGCTGGCGTCATTGATCGCCTTCGCAGGCATCCTCGTCGGCACCGCCGCCGGCCTGCGCGGCGCGCTGCGGGTTCGGCCGCTGGCGGCGGCTTGA
- a CDS encoding NAD(P)-dependent oxidoreductase, whose amino-acid sequence MRGVFVDANESLAVIFERLHQPGDPEVRIHRDPDITSDQYPKILDGAEIAIVDHTALPTDIAKRCTGLKHVVFLGTGARSYMNPEELAELGIQVHLIKGYGDTAVAECAVALMWEGARGLAKMDRGIRAGNWLRDDGMQLTGKTLGLIGFGGIAAEVARIAIGSGMRVIAWNRSPKKYPKVEFVDLDELLTESDVVSIHLLLNDETRGLISRACIEAMKPGVILVNTARGAIVDEEAMIDALKSGQIRHAGLDVFNIEPLPADHPLTKLDNVTLSAHSAFRTPEASENLLRAAWEHCRRIAKG is encoded by the coding sequence GTGCGCGGAGTTTTTGTCGACGCCAACGAATCGCTGGCCGTGATCTTCGAACGGCTGCACCAGCCCGGCGATCCTGAAGTGCGGATACACCGGGATCCCGACATCACCTCTGATCAATATCCCAAGATACTCGACGGCGCCGAGATCGCGATCGTCGATCACACCGCGCTTCCGACCGATATCGCAAAAAGGTGCACCGGGCTGAAGCACGTGGTGTTTCTCGGCACCGGCGCGCGCAGCTACATGAACCCGGAAGAGCTGGCCGAGCTCGGGATCCAGGTGCACCTGATCAAGGGCTATGGCGACACGGCGGTCGCAGAATGCGCTGTTGCGCTGATGTGGGAAGGCGCGCGTGGCCTTGCCAAGATGGACCGCGGCATCCGCGCCGGCAACTGGCTGCGCGACGACGGCATGCAGCTCACGGGCAAGACGCTCGGCCTGATCGGTTTCGGCGGCATCGCCGCGGAAGTGGCGCGGATCGCGATCGGCTCCGGCATGCGCGTCATCGCCTGGAACCGGTCGCCGAAAAAATATCCGAAGGTCGAGTTCGTCGATCTCGACGAACTCTTGACCGAGAGTGACGTGGTTTCAATCCATCTCCTGTTAAACGACGAGACACGCGGCCTGATCTCGCGCGCCTGCATCGAGGCGATGAAGCCCGGCGTCATCCTCGTCAATACCGCGCGCGGCGCGATCGTCGACGAAGAGGCGATGATCGACGCGCTGAAATCGGGCCAGATTCGCCATGCCGGCCTCGACGTCTTCAACATCGAGCCGCTGCCGGCGGATCACCCGCTGACCAAGCTCGACAACGTGACGCTGTCGGCGCATTCGGCGTTCCGCACGCCGGAAGCGAGCGAGAATTTGCTGCGCGCGGCGTGGGAGCATTGCCGAAGGATTGCGAAGGGGTGA
- a CDS encoding tartrate dehydrogenase, with the protein MSSAKKQYRIAVIPGDGIGKEVIPEGLRVLEAAAKKHGVSVHFDHFDFASWDYYEKHGEMMPEDWKAKIGKHDAIYFGAVGWPAKIPDHISLWGSLIKFRREFDQYVNLRPVRLMPGVPSPLANRKPGDIDFWVVRENTEGEYSSVGGRMFPDTDREFVTQQTVMTRTGVDRILKFAFDLAQSRPKKHLTSATKSNGISITMPYWDERVEAMAKKYPGVKWDKYHIDILTANFVLHPDWFDVVVGSNLFGDILSDLGPACTGTIGIAPSGNINPEGNFPSVFEPVHGSAPDIAGQGIANPIGMIWSGAMMLEHLGEKQAAAAIVGAIERTLGERTLRTRDLGGNADTTACGKAVAEMVD; encoded by the coding sequence ATGAGCAGCGCCAAAAAGCAGTATCGGATCGCGGTCATTCCCGGTGACGGCATCGGCAAGGAAGTGATCCCGGAGGGGCTGCGCGTGCTGGAGGCGGCGGCGAAAAAGCACGGCGTTTCCGTGCATTTCGACCATTTCGATTTCGCGTCCTGGGACTATTACGAAAAGCACGGCGAGATGATGCCGGAGGACTGGAAGGCGAAAATCGGCAAGCACGATGCGATCTATTTCGGCGCAGTCGGCTGGCCCGCTAAGATTCCCGATCACATTTCCCTGTGGGGCTCGCTGATCAAGTTCCGCCGCGAGTTCGATCAATACGTCAACCTGCGCCCGGTGCGGCTGATGCCCGGCGTGCCGTCGCCGCTCGCCAACCGCAAGCCCGGCGATATCGATTTCTGGGTGGTGCGTGAAAACACCGAGGGCGAATATTCCTCGGTCGGCGGGCGCATGTTCCCGGATACCGATCGCGAATTCGTCACCCAGCAGACGGTGATGACGCGCACCGGCGTGGACCGCATCCTCAAGTTCGCGTTCGATCTGGCGCAGTCGCGGCCGAAAAAGCACCTGACCTCGGCGACCAAATCCAATGGCATCTCGATCACGATGCCCTATTGGGATGAGCGCGTGGAGGCGATGGCGAAGAAGTACCCTGGCGTGAAGTGGGACAAGTATCACATCGACATCCTGACCGCGAACTTCGTGCTGCACCCGGACTGGTTCGATGTCGTCGTCGGCTCGAATTTGTTCGGAGATATCCTCTCTGATTTGGGACCGGCCTGCACCGGCACCATCGGCATCGCGCCGTCGGGCAACATCAATCCGGAAGGCAACTTCCCATCGGTGTTCGAGCCGGTGCATGGCTCGGCGCCGGATATCGCTGGCCAAGGCATCGCCAACCCGATCGGCATGATCTGGTCCGGCGCGATGATGCTGGAGCATCTCGGCGAGAAGCAGGCCGCGGCCGCGATTGTCGGCGCCATCGAGCGCACGCTGGGCGAACGCACGCTGCGGACGCGGGATCTTGGTGGTAATGCCGACACGACCGCGTGCGGCAAGGCGGTCGCGGAGATGGTGGATTGA